The Synchiropus splendidus isolate RoL2022-P1 chromosome 5, RoL_Sspl_1.0, whole genome shotgun sequence DNA window AACAGACGGCAGAGCAGAGAGATAAGGATTTGAATCATCAATCTGATTAAAGAAAAATCTGTTAACCACTGCCTAGACCTCGAGCCTACAAGCACAATCTTCTGGTCAAACCTGCAGAATACAAACCCTCAAAGccaacatgtttattttttgttctttccaaAAGCATTAGTTAAAATCAACATCTTCCATCCAAGCTGAATCAATTTCATCTTTGTACATTGCAGGCAACCAAGTAGTGAAAGTGTGGCTCAGACGCCTCAGCTTCTGCGACGGTACCCCCTTGAAGACCATCATGATTTTCCGCTGCCACCGGACGTGGTATTCTTCTGCCAACCAGAGGGCTGCCTTAGCATACGGCAACGACGGGTTAGCCTTCGCGACGACTCCTCATTCGTTTTCACGTTGACCGACAAAGACTCCGGGATCACTCGCTATGGAATCTGCGTCAACTTCTACCGATCATTCCAGCGTGGGCATCACAGGTCCCGTGCAGACAAGAGTGGACACACTGAAGCGTCGACACAGGGAGGTGATACCATAAGCGTGGGTTCTGATAACAGTAGTGGAGGACCGTCGTCCACTTTATCGCCAGCGAAAAACACAGAAGCAACCCATCATGTGTCCGGGGAAGGTGGCGGACAATCTGCTCCAGATTCAAACATAGGAAAATCTCCACAGCACAGACGCAGTGCTGCGAAGATGGCTGCCAGGAATCGCAACAGCACATTGACGTCATTGTGCATTTTAAGCCACTACCCTTTCTTCTCCACCTTCAGAGAGTGTCTATATATTCTCAAGAGACTGGTAGACTGTTGCAGTCAACGGTTAACACAGCGTGCAGGCCTTCCCCGTGCCACCCAGAGGTATGTGTTCCACTGAAATGATTGTGATTTCTATCCTTTAATTTATGCATGTATTTgtacaagtattttttttctttgtttctaacTGCTTAAGGACATTCACTTGAGTGGCTCGTGTGATTACTATTCAGGCTAACCAAAGTGTTAATTTCGCTGCCACTTTACACTGTAATAAGCCCTGTAATGACTGCTGTGATCTTCGAGTGCTTTGTCTCCATTGGTCCATTTATAGTCCAGCATAATCAtggctttttcttttcaaggtcACATGTTTTCAATTGCGTAATCAGCCTCAGTATTTTTCTCAGTTTGAATATGCACTCATGAGAACTGCCTTTGAGGTACTGACAGAGGGGAGTTTGGTTTGGAGCTTTAGAGCTGAATTGTTTTGCCCTGTCTACATTGAGTTCTGATATTTCCTCTGGTGAAGTGACCATTTGGTGGGTGGGATGAGGGTCAAATTATTTAATCATGGTTCTCGTTTGACGTTCACTGTGTACATGTGTGACTAAGGGCCCACCATATGTGGGCGCAATAACGTActctgaacacacacaatatTTAGCTGCATGTAGAAACCTGATGAATTTAACTGTACTCTcacttacttttactttttacatCCAAGATAACATTAGATATTTTTTTCGGCTTTAGGAGATTATAACAGTTACATCAATGAGACAACTGCAGGCTATATGTCTTGACACAACTTATTTTGTATGAAAGGATTTTGAAACAAGAGGTGTAATTGAAGCCTTTTTGTATTTGTCTTTATCCCTTTTTAGGGATACCATGTGGCGAATCTTCACAGGTGCACTGTCAGTGGAGGAAAAAGGCAGTCAGTTGCTGGCAGACTTGCGAGAGATTGAGTCCTGGGTCTATAGGTTGTTGCGGTCACCAGTTCCCATCCCTGGACAGAGACGCGTGGATGTGGAGGTGCTACCTACCGATCTGAAGCTATCTCTGACTTTTGCTTTGCCTGACAACTCGCGCTTTTCAATGGTGGACTTTCCCCTGCACCTGCCCTTGGAGCTGCTGGGTGTGGACGCCTGTCTTCAGGTTCTCAGCTGTGTCCTGTTAGAGCACAAGGTAAGAACAGATGTGCCTATGTGCACAATGTCTTTGACCtacattgcttttgttttggccaTTAGCTAGAATGTCACCAATTAAGTGATAAACAGagcttgaaataaacaaataatgttttGGCTACTTGTTATAAATGTGCACTGTTGAGTGTTATTGGAGCACATATCCACATACAAATGAGGACAACCAAGCTTTAGTTATGATATTGGAATTAGCTTGGGAAGAGATGGGATGGACAAGACTACATCCATTATGTCAAAAGCATTTAGTGGTGTGGTATGAAGTGACCTTTGTCTGAAGGACATTTTAATGGAGTGTGGTCATTGGCAACAATTGAGCTTTTAGAGGTGACAAGATAATAAATTATAGCTCTATTTGTCTATTTAATTGCTCTGTGGAATATTAAAACATTGAGCTCCCTGCAAGGTCTGTGCAGAGATGAACTGCATTAAAGATGCTTGTTGGGTGTAATGGTAAATTATCAACCTTAATTCTGAGTTTAAGTATTTAATTACTCCTTCAATCTTGGTAAACAGCACTTAAGGACTGAATTGTCATGTTCTTTGATGCCATTGTTAGATGCTTCTTTAATGTATTTTCAGGTTATTCTTCAATCCAGAGATTACAATGCTTTGTCGATGAGTGTTATGGCCTTCGTTGCTATGATATACCCCCTGGAGTACATGTTCCCTGTCATCCCTCTGTTGCCAACATGCATGGCATCCGCAGAACAGGTAGGACTTGCAGAAGAATTACTTTTAAAATTGTACAGTTTGATGcaatttatgtgtttttttaatgtgttgtgagggttggttttgtttgttttgttttgtattttgaggAATGAGTTCAAACAACCAGAATACATCATGTATTGAAGAAATtaagttttttttatctggcCCTTATCGTGTTGACATAATGGCCGTTGTCTGTGTTGCAAATGTTTGCCTTCATAGTTCTTAATTTGAACTCGGTTTTAAACCCTCTCTTAACTGTAACATAAAGTGCTTTTTGTGGTGCTTTTGCCAGGTAATGAGTATGTGTATCACGTTATAACATCATAATCTTTTTTCGAACATTTCATGCTCAGGTTTGTAAGTGTAATGTTCTTGAGAAATTACTTGACAAGCTAATATTGAACAAAACTTTTCAAACCCATGGTGTTTGTGAGTGCATGCAGTTGCTATATTTCTGCCATCCTCTTATgactaaacatttttttgtcctcatAGCTGCTTCTAGCACCAACTCCATACATCATCGGTGTTCCTGCTAGCTTCTTCCTTTACAAATCTGACTTTAAAATGCCAGATGACATATGGCTTGTTGACCTGGACAGCAGTAAGGTTAGTATAGCTCTTCagtgttctttaaaaaaaaaaggaaatatgtaATAATGATTGACAATTTTGGGTGGAAATAATGTTTGAAAATGCACCCCCAATCTTCCAGGTTATCGCACCGACAAATGCAGAGATTTTGCCTCCTCTCCCGGAGCCCGAAGCACTCGAGCTCAAGAAGCATTTAAAACAGGTATAACAAGCTCACTTAAAGTTATCTTCCTTTCATCAGTAGACAAATCTACAGTTCATTTATTTCTTGCATACAGTGTTAAACTTCTCTTTCAGCTCTGAAGAGTAGAGACTTTCTACTTCCAAAAAGTTGTATGTACTGTAGCTGGTGTGAAAGAATTGGCAAGGAGTTTTGAAGTGCACTAACGTGGaaatgcatttcttttcttttctttcttctttttcttgcaTGCTTTAGCTGTTGGAGgtaaaacaaaactgtagaAAAATACTGCCAAGTTTTGCTGAGGCAGTGGTGGCTGGCTTGTTTCTCCTTCCCTCCTTATCTAACTTTGTATCAGAACCAGCTTCTGATTACTATAATGCCACTTTTATCCTTGCTTCTTTATTGTCCCAGTAGATATTTATACCTGTAGACTGATCACGTGCTGATGATGTTTGATATGTGTGCTCATTGGCAAGGATGGAACTGTTGTGAGTGGAGTCTCCCTCTTTGTTATTCCTTCACGTCTTTTTTACTACTCAAAATAAGTCACTTTGCCTATGCATTGGCttattcaaatataaatattattggCCCTTCTGTAACACAGAAGAACCTGCTTAAGTCCTTGTGTTATGCATGTAAGGGTAATAAACAAATGTTGCTTAGTTGCGTTTTCACAACTTATTTTAATGTTCACCGCTCTATAATATGCAAAGGCACTAAAAGATTTAACAAGCTGTGTCTGCATTCGACACATTTCcccttgtctttgtttcctggaaGCGTGTATGAAGCTATGGTTTCGCAATAACCTTTGGTAAACGGGCTTGTGTTATCTATGTTTTTCTCCCTTTTGAGTGATGGAGATCAATTGAAGGTTTAATTGTGATTCTGGAATATCAAAGCACTGTGATGTGGATGTGAAGGCCATTAAAATACTTGCACCTAATCTTTGAAATAAATGGGTTCACTGAACCATGTATAAAGATGTACAATATATGATAACATCAAATTTAACACTATTGTGTATTGTTTAATTAAGACTATTAATGGATACTTCATTAATCCACccttatataaataaaacaagctgAAGTTTGTGAAGTCTAGCCTAACATCTCCTTCAAATTTATGCAATTTCAACTCTTCAGCAATCGTGTATTATCCAtctttatatattgttttttactAACctgatttatttcatgttttaataacaatgttcacttgtgtttttgttgacacGTGCAAGTATTTTATCAATGATGTCTCAAAGATCTGCTCTGTCCTACCACCACATTTCCcattttgtctctctgtgttgGTTGGTGGGTTTTAGTGGCTTGACGCTGTAGCTGTTTTTGcctatatttttcattttgttttcaccctTTTATCCTTACAACCTTTCTAACACTCAGCTACcaattttcttttctcctttattcggtaaattaaattaaatatctaCAAAGCAGTGTCTGACTTACGTGATTGTACCCAATTAAGGTGAAAGCTCTGTTTAAAGGAGATacagaaaatgaagagaaaggttgtgtctgtttttcatttattagtgCTGTTCCAGTGTCAGTCATGAAGTCTCATCCCTAGCTTTCTTCATGTGATTCTCCTGGCATTTCCTATCCCCCTCCTAGTGTCTGGTCAGGTTGACAGTGATCACCCAAAAGCAGATCTTCTCCTCTGATAATAaggttacccagttctcctccTGTGGAATGTGTTATGCCCCTGCACGATTATGGTTTTCTCACATTCTTTCTGCCTGTAACTACTACTTGAATTGTTTCAAAGACTTGTCAGTAAGTGCACAGCAGTGATCCGGAATGGTGCTGGCCCGATTTCGATACACTGCTTAGCTCTGGCTTCAGCATGACTGACTGTATGTGCATTGAACTTGGCATCAGTGTGTGTTGTCAATAAAATGTATGATCAATATCACAACTCAGATTGTTAACGTCCATTTTGCCCTGGCAACTAAATGCTTCACTATGCAAAGCTGAACTTTGATCCTTGATCCTGCAGCAGTTTCCTTGAAGCAAACCATGCATATTAACATCCTTCCCTTAACCCTGGCTCGTGTTTTCTTAAATGACACACCCACCAAAAGCTTTTCTGATGTAGCTGTCTTAGGTTCAATCGTGCTAGCATTTGAGTTGGCCTAGTGTGTTTTAGCCATTGTCCCTTTCAGTTATTTAAAGCTGTTTATCATTACATGAGGACATTTGAAGATAATTCTTGCGTGGACTCGTTTGGTGTCTtgattcattttccatttgAGACATTCGATCAACCAAATTATTCAATTTCCTAAGGCAGATTTTGTTCCACAGTACATAAATGGATGTTTACATGTTTTCCAAGTCATACTTCCCTGAGCCTCAGTCCCGTAATGAGCCAGCTCATGAAACGCAAACACTGATGCTAATGGTGTGGTGGTTCATTTAAGAAgagtctttcttcttcttctgctccaaGTGTAATTCGGGTCTGTAACTTCTTTTAGGCTTTGGCCAGTATGAGCTTGAACACGCAACCCATCTTAAATCTGGAAAAGTTCCAGGAAGGCCAAGAGATGCCGCTACTCCCTCCAGGACGAGAAAAAGCTTCACCATCCTCAACGGAGTTCAACCCCTTGATTTATGGAAATGACATTGACTCAGTGGACGTAGCCACCAGGCAAGCCCGCAGCCTATGTGTCTTGTTGATGCTCAAGTAATCGCAGAAGGAttaagtgttttttctttttctctcaggGTTGCCATGGTGCGGTTCTTCAACTCTCCAAATGTCCTGCAAGGTTTCCAGATGCACACTCGGACCCTGCGCCTCTTTCCTCGCCCGGTGGTGGCGTTCCAAGCCTCATCATTTCTTGCTTCACGGCCCAGACGATCTGGATTTGCTGACAAACTCTCCCACACTCAGGCTGTGGAGTTCTATGGAGAATGGGCCCTTAATCCCACCAACCTTGCTTTTCAGAGGATACATAATAgtaattaaatcattttttattgttttccatCTCCTGTAAGTGAAGCATGAACTCTGACAACaacacctttttatttttagatgtgTTTGATCCATCTTTAATTGGTGACAAACCCAAGTGGTACGCTCACCAGCTCCAGCCAGTGCACTACAGAGTGTATGATGGGAGCTCTCAGCTGGTTGAAGCTCTGGCTGGACCTTTGGATGATGAGGGCAATGATTCAGACCCAACAGACAGGTAAAAGGAAAGCATTTGATcacacacttttcttttcttactTTATTTAATGGCATTGGtgctgtttctttcttttttattaaataaagtaATGCATTTGTTTCAGTGGCAGTGACAGTGAAGCCTATGACGACTCCAGTTCCTCCTATTCTTCCCTTGGTGACCTTGTTAGTGAAATGATTCAAGGAGACATCCAGGGAGACACGCCAAGTAAGTTAGTCCATCATGGACAttgatgttgtgttttcaaACTGCAGTAAGCATCTTCACTAAATTTGTTCCCTAGGCTTGGAGCCTCCCTCTCATGCTGCTCTTGGGGATGCAAGCGAGGTTGAAGACTTTCAGGAGTTCAGGGAAGATAATGGCTTGGATGGACGACCCAGTGGCGACGGTCCAGCTGAATTAGCAGATGGCCAACCTCTGCGATCAAGCTCTAGTACAACTGCTAGCTCCAGTCCTAGTACAATAATCCAGGGAGTGAACCACGTAGGTGGTCCAGATGCATCACTTTATTTTCAGTACATTGCAGACAGGACACAAGTGCCTGTAAAGTTTGACCTTTATATAGACTAAAAAATAGATTAcattgatttctttctttttcaggaTCACGGTGACACAACTGAAATTGAGGCAAATACCACCACTGCTGCTGAGCAAAACCAGATCCCGGGACTGAACATCCAGCCGCCTCTTAGATCAGCACCCGATGCTGGCCTTGTGGACAGTAAAAAACAGGAGTATGATAACCCCTACTTTGAGCCTCAGTATGGCTTCCCCTCCGAGGATGACCCTGATGCAGAAGAGCAAGTGGAGTCATACACCCCTCGATTCAACCAGAACCTCAATGGCAACAAGTGTGTTAAACTTGTTCATCACTTGAATGAATGTATCGCCATCATTCAAATGGGCTCTTTGACCAACCATGTTTACTAACAAAACTCAGCATGTTGCTACCTCTCCATCCTTTCATGGTGGTCTTGAATCTCTGGTGGTGTGATGTTCTGTGGTGGCCCGAATGAGTCCCTCGTGTGGCTTACAAAGGTTGTTATTGTGCCGTTAAACAGCCATTTAATCGTGTCCTTGTCTTTAAGGGTGTCTCGCCCACTGCGGCCCAACAGTCTGAGGCTTCCTGGGGAGTCTGATGGAGAGGGCGATTCTCATAACAGCTCACCAAACTCCACAATTTCCAACAGCAGCAACGATGGATTTGGAGGACTCATGTCCTTTGCTAGTATGAAGACGTTTTTCTACCAATTTATATCAAAGACAATCATTTTATTCAAGCTGTAATTTAATTCAGTAGTCAGTTAAGTACGTCGATTActagtttttttgtttactgttcCTCTCATTACCTATTGAGATCTGTTCAGCGAGAGACattgatgggttttttttttattataaaaacTTCTCTATATTGTCCATGTCTTCAGGTAATCTTTACAAGAACCATGGGACCAGTTTCAGTCTTTCCAATTTGGCTCTTCCCAACAAAGCGGCGAGGGAGAAAGCGACACCATTCCCCAGTCTCAAAGGTATGATGATGTGACACTACCCCTTTTACTAATCGAACAAAAGCAGTTGCTGCACTATTTTGTTCAGGAaattaggggaaaaaaaaatctacattaaTGAAATTCGAAATTCTAGTAGCGatagaaaaatgttttatattcatattGCTGTTTACTGTTCATACAGCCTTTGTTCATACTACTATAGTTCCAAGTACTTCCAATATAAGTGatatatttacacttttttttctctgcctctTTTTCCCCacaattgtttatttgtacgaaagaatattttaatattgatattgaggaggagatggagcaaGCAGGTGTGTAGAACTGCGTTTTGAAGCCTGACTTTATTTCCCCTCTGGCTTGCCAAATCAGTATGGCACTATTTGAAGGAGAATATTGAGGACAAATTCTACGTTTTTCTCTCAAAGGAAAATCCACACAGTAGTATAGTTGCCTTTCACAAATATCTTTTGGACTATTTCGAATTAatatgtcatttaaaatgaaaataagtgaTATTTTAAGCCACAGGTAGTATTAACATTTTTGTACTATTATCATTGTTTGTGATGTAATTGGTGTGCACCAGAATGTAGTCTGGTTAACTAGTATTTATTGGTCATCAATGAGTTATAAGGTTATTTGTCAAATTTTGATTGTCACCAGTCAGCACCAGCACTTGTCCCTATAACGCTATGCAAAGCATATAGGACAGGAAAGCTGTATGCTTTTCCTGTATTAATGGCAATCATGATCTCTCAGCAAATTCTTCAGTCgcatttttcattgaaatatttctGCAGCAGTTAAGTATATCATGCACAGTACTCATTCAGTTCAATACAATTCAGACCACAGGGAGTCTTTCAGATGTTGACAATGCAGCGGTGGCTTTGGTAGAACAACTGATCTGCTGCAAATGCTTTTCTGCTAATGTTTCAGATATTCACTTTATTCAACCCATCCAccagtatatactgtataaatgATAGACACAAAGGGGATTCTCTTATGCACTCATTTGAGATCTCAAGAACCTAAGACCTTTTGCTTTAGCTGGCATTCTCTGCGGCAGGATGGAGTGTGGTTCAGGATTACGCATATCGTTTTCTATTTTGGGACCATAGTGTTGAGCTCCCATCCGTCTTACAAGGTTTTGAGTCCTGTAGAAACTGGATTTGACTTTAATTGAGAGCAAAAACGAATGAAGCATGGAACTCTAGACTCAATACCTCCACTTCTTGTGGAATAGTTGCCATAAAAAAATCTTCTGTTCCTTTCAAtatgtgttttgtctttgttgttcaGATGCCCCGGACAGCCCGGGTATGTTATGTCTGATGTGATAGTTTGTACTAGCTTCCTTACCCACCCTGACTAAAGCTTGATTATATCTGGAAGTAAGCCCTGTATTTGATACTAATCAAGCGCAGGAATCAAAATAGCATCCAGTTCCTTTAGAACAGTaggtttgttttcctcttccatCACCGTGTCACCATGACAATTTCAACATCATAGACATTCTCTCAACATCTATTATATGCATTTCCTCTTgtctaagaaaaaaaataacccaATAGTGTCCTCTTTTATCGACTCAAAATGTGCAACCAAATCCATTCTGTTTCCAAATGTCTCGATGATCATGTGTGCTTTGAGCTTGTCGTTTGTTGTgtgacttcctgtccacttcccTCCtagctgttttaaaaataacacaCTTTACATGGTGGATTCTTTGAAATAACAGCTTCATTATTTTGTACACTTTTTTGTCTGACATAACAATCCGAACCAACATACTCACTTATCATCATTTGGGCGATTTATTAACTTGCTGGTCACTTAAAGGGTTGATGCGTACATTTGAAcatctagattttttttctgttcttttcatttatttgtttcttaATTTGGTGCTTTACTTACATTTCCCTGTGTCTTGTTGAGTTTGCAtggtttggttttcttttgggTTGATGTTTGGACTGGTTGCGTCTGGGCTGGTGTCCCCTTCTCTTCACTTTTGCACGGCACTAATTCTGGCTTTTGTGTGCAGTATTTGGTCTAAATTCTCTAATGGAGATTATAACAGAGGCCGGACCGGGGAGTGGAGAAGGTGGGTTCTGCCCTATTGTTGAGCGAGCTGCATGCGTCTCAGAGCCAGTCAGCTACATCTCCCCAAGTCATTCTCCCATTGAAGCCTGTGATTTGTCATTGTGCTTACTGCACCATCGAGCATCAACTGCTGTGCTACTCCCTGTTTTGTTCCACCTTTCGTTAAGTGGGATTTTGTTGATCATTTGtagataaaatgaaacaattatAATTTAAATTTGAGTTATCTTCTTTCATTGGCAGCAAACTTGTCCGACCAATGTTTATGAAATTATGGATATAGAGGTCCTGTTTCCTACTTTTATTTGTGAGAAGGATCTCTTTTTCAAAATTCTagaaataaaaacttttttttacacattaacCCTTTTTTTACATTACCATagtcctttttttgtttaatgtacTCTTTAATGTACtgttaatgtattttttatttgtttcaaatttgTATTATTTGCTTGTCTGTTCAGtggcaatatattttttttttttctgtaaagcATTTATGCATGCACCCATGTAGACACTCTCACACGCATCCACtcaaaatgcatgaaaatagGGAAGTGTCAcaacatctaaaaaaaatagcatATATAAATTACAAGAATGTCTCATACGTTTCTTTTCCCAAGTTCCATATATGAACAGacctttgctttgtttgtgtgtgtgtattttttctATCAAGTGGATTCACCAAAGACCCATGTAAAATTAAACAAATTGAATAAAGGCAAACATTAGTGTATTTTGACCAGAGTTTGTCATGGCTACTTGATGCCAGttagcagcaacaacagcactATTATACGTTTTCTGACACTCATTCACTGCATAGTTTTCACTGATGTGTGAAGCCACCACTTAAAgcactctgtgtttgtgtgtctttcatTGTGTCCTTAATTTGTCCTTCACCCCTAGCTGtactaaaaatagaaaaagttgTGTATTCCCTCAAAACATAGTTCAAACTCAGATGACACTTGTACAGAGACCTAATTAATCTGCCTCCTGTGTCAAGTCCGCTCCAAAAGTCTTCTTGTCTACTGCAGTTTTTCATTGTCTGGGTTTCCCACCAGGAGCTCGAGCGCCTCGAGCACTTGTAGACCAAAAGTCCTCTGTGATCAAGCACAGTCAGACTGTGAAGCGAGAGTCCCCGTCCCCTCAAGGTCGTGTCAACAATACAAGGTGAAATACATTCTCATTGGTTTGTTTTATCAATGACATAAGTAAATGTATTGTAATACCAATTTGCCGATGCAGTGAGAACCAGCAGTTTTTGAAGGAGGTGGTGCAGAGCGTTCTGGACGGACAAGGAGTCGGCTGGCTCAACATGAAAAAAGTGCGTCGCCTGCTGGAGAACGAGCAGCTCCGTGTCTTTGTTCTGAGTAAGCTGAACAGAGCTGTGCAGTCAGAGGAGGATGCCCGACAAGAGATTATACGTGATGTGGTAAGATTATTGTGGATCCAAGTAGGTTCAGGCAAAGTGTGTTCACGTCTCCTCTAACCAGTTCTATGTTTGAGGAGCCTGCAAGGCTTGTTTTTTAATCCTTTTGAATTGTTGAAACTTTGTTCTTAGGAGGTTAGCAGGAAGGTGTACAAAGGAATGTTGGACATCTTGAAGTGCACGGTGTCCAGTCTGGAGCATTCCTACACTAACGCTGGCCTGGGAGGAATGGCCAGTGTCTTCAGCTTGTTGGAGATAGCACGGACACATTATCAAACAAAAGGTttgtatgtagctcaaatctatTATTTTCCAACATGTGTGTAGCTTTCTTGCTAAGatgaaaaaacatcaataaatgcTAACATGTCCATGTTTTCTGCTTGTATTCCAACCTGCCTGCTGAAAAAGATAAACTCTTGCTCTTAACTGCaccttttctctttttctgctttttgttgAACTGTTTTTATACATTGACATTTTGCAACGTAAGACCCTGAAAAACGCAAGCGAAGCCCGACTGACAGTACCGGCAGTCCCGGGAACAAGGAGAGTCCCACGGGCCGCACAGAGCCTGCCCGACCCCAAGGTCTTCTGAATGTTCCCCATCTGCAGCTACCCCACCACAATACGGGCAGAGGCACTCGCCATTTTGACACCCGCAGTCTGAATGAAGAAAACTTTATTGCTTCGATCGGTGTGTACCCCACCCTGGCCTTGGTTGCATGTGCACCGTGAGATCTTGTGAAAGCACATAACCCCACGAAATCGCCCTATTCATTGAGGCAGTTTCTGATGAATTCCGGACAAATATTCCATACACTTGGCAGCAATAAACCCGATCTGAGATTCCCAAATTCTATGTAGACTTGTTTGCACTCAGAAATATAAGCCTGAAGTCAAAATATTGGTTTTTGATTGTCAAAATATTTCTATATGTTTGGAATATTTCCCTCTATCCCAGCATGATTAGTGTTTGTCTTGGCTTCTCTGATCCTCTTTTGCCCTGTTTGGAGTCTTGCTGTCAGTTTCCTAGCACCAtaaatgcatgtgtttgtttgtctttttacgTGATACCTAAATCTGCAGTAGTGGACGAGGGAAAATCAGAAGAAGCACTTGGATTAAATTGGTTCTCATCTGTGCCTTTACTGCAGGTTTCTGCGAGGCTCGCTGTAGATAATTGCAGTTCCCTTTGCTCTCAGCATGGAGGGGGGATTCATCACTCCCCGGTATACAGTCCCAGTAAGCAAACAAATTTCACAGCAGGGTGTTTGGTTTCTTCTCATTAGAAAAGAGCCAACCCAATAGCCTGTTCAAACTACTCCCACGTGATTTTCTGTGATTACTTCTGGGTCTGTATACGGGGGACACGTGTGGTGAACCACTCCGACTCCTACTTGCATTTCTCTCCTTCGAGTTGCACCCCCAATTCTACAGAATGCTGTGAGACGTGCATCCCAGCTTCTGCAACGGCTCCATTTCAACTGCTGGCTAGTCAGCCACCCAACCACATCCCATGCTCTTTTAAGAATACTCCTCCCCACTGCTCTTGAGAGCCAGCTTTCAGTGAGCTGGAGTCAGCATGTGGCTCTCCAGGACTTTGGGGCCTGTAGACTTCCATTTGATGTCATGTAGCTGTAGTAACTATAAGACGCAGCTACATGCAAACACCACAAAacactcagttttaaaatgtttttatttcttatgATTTTAATGCTCATCCACCATACATGCCTTTTCAATCTGCTCTCTgactctctctgtctttctctccttGCTTGCAATGCATCTTGGGTAGAATTGTGGAGCAAGCACCAGGATAAGCAAAAAGCTATGGAAAAACCGCAGAGTAAGAGACTACACAcaccaaaacagaacaaaaaatagGCTGTTCAACTGTTTTCCTTTCCCCCTTAGCTCTTTCCAAAAAGAGATGCAATAGAGCTTACTGCATACGTG harbors:
- the madd gene encoding MAP kinase-activating death domain protein isoform X7, with product MEKKKMCPRLLDYLVVVGARQPSSESVAQTPQLLRRYPLEDHHDFPLPPDVVFFCQPEGCLSIRQRRVSLRDDSSFVFTLTDKDSGITRYGICVNFYRSFQRGHHRSRADKSGHTEASTQGGDTISVGSDNSSGGPSSTLSPAKNTEATHHVSGEGGGQSAPDSNIGKSPQHRRSAAKMAARNRNSTLTSLCILSHYPFFSTFRECLYILKRLVDCCSQRLTQRAGLPRATQRDTMWRIFTGALSVEEKGSQLLADLREIESWVYRLLRSPVPIPGQRRVDVEVLPTDLKLSLTFALPDNSRFSMVDFPLHLPLELLGVDACLQVLSCVLLEHKVILQSRDYNALSMSVMAFVAMIYPLEYMFPVIPLLPTCMASAEQLLLAPTPYIIGVPASFFLYKSDFKMPDDIWLVDLDSSKVIAPTNAEILPPLPEPEALELKKHLKQCLVRLTVITQKQIFSSDNKALASMSLNTQPILNLEKFQEGQEMPLLPPGREKASPSSTEFNPLIYGNDIDSVDVATRVAMVRFFNSPNVLQGFQMHTRTLRLFPRPVVAFQASSFLASRPRRSGFADKLSHTQAVEFYGEWALNPTNLAFQRIHNNVFDPSLIGDKPKWYAHQLQPVHYRVYDGSSQLVEALAGPLDDEGNDSDPTDSGSDSEAYDDSSSSYSSLGDLVSEMIQGDIQGDTPSLEPPSHAALGDASEVEDFQEFREDNGLDGRPSGDGPAELADGQPLRSSSSTTASSSPSTIIQGVNHDHGDTTEIEANTTTAAEQNQIPGLNIQPPLRSAPDAGLVDSKKQEYDNPYFEPQYGFPSEDDPDAEEQVESYTPRFNQNLNGNKVSRPLRPNSLRLPGESDGEGDSHNSSPNSTISNSSNDGFGGLMSFASNLYKNHGTSFSLSNLALPNKAAREKATPFPSLKEYFNIDIEEEMEQAVFGLNSLMEIITEAGPGSGEGARAPRALVDQKSSVIKHSQTVKRESPSPQGRVNNTSENQQFLKEVVQSVLDGQGVGWLNMKKVRRLLENEQLRVFVLSKLNRAVQSEEDARQEIIRDVEVSRKVYKGMLDILKCTVSSLEHSYTNAGLGGMASVFSLLEIARTHYQTKDPEKRKRSPTDSTGSPGNKESPTGRTEPARPQGLLNVPHLQLPHHNTGRGTRHFDTRSLNEENFIASIELWSKHQDKQKAMEKPQRSEGAKHQRPPVTDAEEKKSQISSDSGLSVSGSQKSDTESATSSEPPILTRSTSQDSEASTVISNSSGETLGADSDLSSTAGDGLGGRQLAHLTLSRGTLSDSEIETNPATSAVFGKTHTLKPGAKEHLPAMTKGPPAQPLEDLSMRIYLCEGLLGKERSTLWDQVQFWEDAYLDAVMLEREGMGMDQGPQEMIERYLSLGEHDRKRLEDDEDKLLATLLHNMIAYMLMLKVNKNDIRKKVRRLMGKSHIGLTYSQEINELLDKLANMNGRELSIRPCGSRHIKKQTFVVHAGTDTTGDIFFMEVCDDCIVLRSNIGTVYERWWYEKLINMTYCPKTKVLCLWRRNGQETQLNKFYTKKCRELYYCVKDSMEKAAARQQSIKPGPELGGEFPVQDMKTGEGGLLQVTLEGINLKFMHSQVFIELSHIKKCNTVKGVFVLEEFVPETKEVVIHKYKTPMAHQICYSVLCLFSYVAAVKGKEAEGKAKILSPRPLPS